A window of Pusillimonas sp. T7-7 contains these coding sequences:
- a CDS encoding fumarylacetoacetate hydrolase family protein, producing the protein MRIATYTKGHQRHVGVVSKDGLTVQALDIDPALAEQGVLGLIDAYGELSRLEGLSRGAATQLDTVKLLAPIPRPRRNIFCVGRNYHAHAKELSGSVFKANNNDPAAWPIVFTKVPETVIAHGDDVTLPVGITEQTDYEAELAIVIGKGGKNISKAEAMSHVWGYTIVNDVTARDVQMRHQQWDLGKSFDTFCPMGPWLVTADTFDAANTRVRCWVNDELRQDGQTQDLIFDLPTLIETCSRGITLYPGDIIATGTPAGVGMGFNPPRYLKSGDRVRIQIDGIGTLENTFR; encoded by the coding sequence ATGCGTATTGCAACTTATACAAAAGGCCATCAACGCCATGTGGGTGTTGTAAGCAAAGACGGTCTAACAGTACAAGCGTTGGACATTGATCCCGCGCTTGCCGAGCAAGGCGTGCTTGGCTTGATTGACGCTTATGGCGAATTATCCCGGCTGGAGGGGCTGAGCCGCGGGGCCGCAACACAGCTGGATACGGTCAAACTGCTTGCCCCTATTCCACGCCCCCGTCGCAACATTTTCTGCGTCGGGCGCAACTATCATGCGCATGCAAAAGAACTTTCTGGCTCAGTGTTCAAGGCCAATAACAATGACCCCGCCGCCTGGCCTATTGTGTTCACCAAGGTACCCGAAACCGTCATCGCTCATGGCGACGATGTCACGCTGCCCGTGGGTATTACGGAACAGACCGACTACGAAGCTGAACTGGCCATCGTGATCGGCAAAGGCGGCAAGAATATCAGCAAGGCCGAGGCAATGAGCCATGTGTGGGGCTACACCATCGTCAACGATGTCACGGCACGCGATGTCCAGATGCGGCACCAGCAATGGGATCTGGGCAAGTCTTTCGACACCTTCTGCCCCATGGGGCCTTGGCTGGTCACGGCCGACACCTTCGATGCGGCCAATACACGGGTGCGTTGCTGGGTCAACGACGAGCTTCGGCAAGATGGTCAAACACAAGACCTTATTTTTGACTTGCCCACCCTTATCGAAACCTGCTCGCGCGGAATCACACTTTACCCCGGCGATATCATTGCGACCGGCACACCCGCCGGTGTGGGCATGGGCTTTAATCCGCCCCGTTATCTGAAATCCGGCGACCGCGTTCGAATCCAGATCGACGGTATCGGTACGCTTGAAAACACCTTTCGCTAG
- a CDS encoding AraC family transcriptional regulator, giving the protein MFDHSSGLTGSATGTVCDVVSELLVGMRLQGLDYQRLQITPPFGVSYSEDVAKAQFHFVAQGHAYLRGPDKELYHLGLGDAVLLPRGGGHALLSQHELKCQRIEHMNARLICESVKDIVACCPETRPEERVVIFSGAMEFELGSMNSLVSLMPDVLHVGTLLDTHPEILPILEAMEREVRTARAGFASILTHLAAVVSASIVRGWVESGCGDASGWIEALRDPRLGQVIAAVHRNPGHNWTVEKMAEQMGSSRSVFAERFQAVTGITPLRYVTELRMRMATQWMVRDHLSIELVAERLGYGSHAAFSRAFKRVTGHAPGAVRTGIARS; this is encoded by the coding sequence ATGTTTGATCATTCGTCTGGTTTAACTGGCTCTGCTACTGGCACAGTCTGCGACGTTGTCAGTGAGTTATTGGTAGGTATGCGCCTGCAGGGGCTGGATTATCAGCGCCTGCAGATCACACCCCCTTTTGGCGTGAGTTATAGCGAAGATGTTGCCAAGGCGCAGTTTCACTTCGTGGCACAAGGGCACGCTTATTTGCGCGGCCCCGATAAAGAGCTTTATCACCTGGGTCTGGGTGATGCGGTCCTGCTGCCGCGCGGCGGTGGCCATGCGCTGCTTTCACAGCATGAGCTGAAGTGTCAGCGGATTGAGCATATGAATGCCAGGCTGATCTGCGAGTCAGTCAAAGATATCGTGGCGTGTTGCCCTGAAACGCGTCCCGAAGAACGGGTGGTGATATTCAGCGGTGCAATGGAGTTTGAGCTGGGCTCCATGAATTCACTGGTCAGTTTGATGCCCGATGTCTTGCACGTGGGCACGCTATTGGATACCCATCCCGAAATTCTCCCCATTCTTGAAGCGATGGAGCGCGAAGTCCGTACGGCTCGAGCAGGGTTTGCCAGCATTTTGACGCATTTAGCAGCTGTTGTGTCGGCCTCTATTGTGCGTGGATGGGTGGAAAGCGGTTGCGGTGATGCGAGTGGCTGGATTGAAGCGCTACGTGATCCGCGCCTGGGACAGGTTATTGCAGCGGTTCATCGCAATCCCGGCCACAATTGGACTGTCGAAAAGATGGCCGAACAGATGGGAAGCTCGCGCTCTGTATTTGCCGAGAGATTCCAGGCCGTCACCGGGATCACGCCCTTACGATATGTGACCGAGCTCCGAATGCGTATGGCGACCCAATGGATGGTACGTGACCACCTATCCATCGAGCTTGTCGCCGAACGTCTGGGCTATGGCTCCCATGCGGCTTTCAGTCGTGCTTTCAAGCGTGTGACCGGTCATGCGCCGGGAGCGGTCCGTACTGGAATTGCAAGAAGCTAA
- a CDS encoding acetate--CoA ligase family protein — translation MNDRLESLLNPQSISFIGASARADRIGGMPIELLTRYGYNGDIYPVNPKYQEVFGLKCYPDIESLPKAPDLAVLAIGAKDVTPMLERCHAKGVKAAIVYAAGFAEEGPIGRALQDQLEAFAEKSGMVVAGPNLMGLANLNTQAHTAFASVFNTAPMQESPGNVSMLTQSGNVCAALYALVRKLGLPVSHFINTGNEACVEFSEYLNFLANDPQTEVVLGYIEQLRDGPGFIQACQTLQQNDKLLIALKAGTTDKGAVAVQSHTSALAGDKRVYRSVFEKLNVIEAHDFAQMALLAQLAQLRNRTAGRRVAVITMSGALGAILADRFIESGLDLPDLPLDVQAVLRKGIPDYGMVGNPVDVTGNVVNDPDFVQEVLRALAKTDALDAVVIYAPGYMLDRMADSIAAVASEYPRFFAAIDTGRATCRDSLRLAGIAVFDDLGLAVSTLAPFLLWQERRKTQTPIAALDILPTSDFVLQKDCINEAQALQYLSSFGVPCKEDLIAATQQEAQVHAATLAYPVVLKILSADIAHKTEVGGVALDIKDDAQLAERYQAMMASVREKAPNARINGVLVQKMEGQGVELIVGARRDPVFGPMLTVGLGGVLTEIYQDTSHSLLPVSEQDANKLLRKLMAFPLLDGYRNAPKADVAAACKAIAALGNAMAAAPESVKEIEINPLLVRQEGQGAVALDALILM, via the coding sequence ATGAACGACCGCCTTGAATCCTTGCTGAATCCGCAATCCATTTCTTTTATTGGCGCCAGTGCGCGTGCCGACCGTATAGGTGGCATGCCCATCGAGCTGCTGACACGATACGGCTATAACGGGGATATTTATCCCGTGAACCCCAAATATCAAGAGGTATTTGGGCTGAAATGCTATCCCGATATTGAATCTTTGCCCAAGGCGCCAGACTTGGCCGTACTCGCAATCGGCGCCAAAGACGTCACGCCCATGCTGGAACGTTGCCATGCAAAAGGTGTCAAGGCAGCGATTGTTTACGCCGCCGGGTTTGCCGAAGAAGGGCCTATAGGGCGAGCCCTGCAGGACCAACTGGAGGCTTTTGCTGAAAAATCGGGCATGGTCGTCGCTGGGCCAAACCTTATGGGCCTGGCTAATTTGAACACGCAGGCGCACACAGCCTTCGCTTCCGTTTTCAATACAGCTCCCATGCAGGAAAGCCCAGGCAATGTCAGCATGCTTACTCAAAGCGGCAATGTATGTGCTGCCCTGTATGCGCTGGTCAGAAAACTGGGCTTGCCAGTATCGCACTTCATCAATACGGGTAACGAGGCCTGCGTAGAGTTCTCGGAGTATTTGAATTTCCTGGCCAACGACCCTCAAACGGAAGTCGTATTGGGGTATATCGAACAGTTGCGTGACGGCCCCGGCTTTATCCAAGCGTGCCAGACGCTGCAACAGAATGACAAGCTGCTGATCGCTCTCAAGGCCGGCACAACTGACAAGGGCGCAGTCGCAGTCCAGTCTCATACGTCTGCCTTGGCCGGAGACAAGCGTGTTTATCGCAGTGTCTTTGAAAAGCTGAATGTGATTGAGGCCCATGACTTTGCGCAGATGGCCTTGCTGGCGCAACTGGCTCAGCTGCGAAACCGAACTGCCGGAAGGCGTGTCGCTGTCATTACCATGTCAGGCGCGCTAGGGGCGATTCTGGCCGACCGCTTTATCGAATCAGGGCTGGATCTGCCGGACCTGCCTCTTGATGTACAAGCGGTGTTACGCAAGGGAATCCCGGATTACGGCATGGTGGGAAACCCGGTCGACGTAACAGGCAACGTTGTCAATGATCCCGACTTTGTGCAAGAGGTACTGCGTGCTCTGGCCAAAACCGATGCGCTGGATGCCGTGGTGATTTATGCCCCCGGTTATATGCTGGATCGCATGGCGGACAGCATCGCTGCGGTCGCCAGCGAGTACCCCAGGTTTTTTGCAGCCATCGATACCGGACGGGCCACATGCCGCGATAGCCTGAGACTGGCTGGTATTGCGGTATTCGATGACCTGGGCCTGGCGGTGTCGACCTTGGCGCCATTCTTGCTATGGCAGGAAAGACGCAAGACACAGACGCCGATTGCCGCCCTCGACATATTGCCGACATCAGACTTCGTATTGCAAAAAGACTGCATAAATGAAGCCCAGGCACTGCAGTATCTGTCTTCATTTGGCGTGCCGTGCAAGGAAGACCTGATCGCAGCCACTCAGCAAGAAGCTCAGGTGCATGCGGCTACCTTGGCTTACCCCGTTGTGCTCAAGATACTAAGCGCCGATATCGCACATAAAACAGAAGTTGGCGGCGTGGCCCTGGATATCAAAGATGACGCCCAGCTTGCCGAACGCTACCAGGCCATGATGGCATCGGTTCGAGAAAAGGCGCCCAATGCACGTATTAATGGAGTGCTTGTTCAAAAAATGGAAGGCCAAGGCGTTGAACTGATTGTTGGCGCCCGACGCGACCCGGTTTTCGGGCCAATGTTGACGGTAGGACTCGGCGGCGTACTGACAGAAATATATCAGGACACCAGCCATAGCTTGCTTCCGGTCAGCGAACAAGACGCGAACAAACTGCTGAGAAAACTGATGGCGTTTCCCTTGCTTGATGGATACAGGAACGCGCCGAAGGCCGATGTGGCTGCAGCTTGCAAAGCAATTGCCGCACTGGGGAATGCCATGGCGGCAGCACCGGAATCAGTCAAGGAAATAGAAATAAATCCTTTGCTGGTCAGGCAAGAGGGCCAAGGGGCGGTTGCCCTGGACGCCTTGATTCTTATGTAG
- a CDS encoding YbfB/YjiJ family MFS transporter yields the protein MRPTTVALALSGGSAVSVGFARFGYALILPAMQADLQLNYAQAGWLNTVNSLGYLLGALLVIYFVASLGSRRLFMWGMVLTTLSMLASGLTHDFLWLSVFRFLAGFGGAGTFICGGVLAGVIGTRAIVVFFSGGGLGMLLTGAVLPWLFELQGPASWPLAWLATGAICIPLSIAAIRAARTIAEPSSAQASASWPWRRCVPVLVSYFIFGLGYIAYMTFMVAWVKHHATDTTRLATTTSVMWGLLGVMTLLAPLLWARLFNGRQDGKPMGFALLVLTAGAALPLMLSDLMGIWLSAVLVGASVFMVPSAVTGFVKSNLARPAWGNAMAVATSLFAIGQTIGPAACGWISDMAGSLSFGLAISAVMLLLAGALALLQKPVA from the coding sequence ATGAGGCCGACCACTGTAGCCTTGGCTTTGTCAGGCGGGTCGGCAGTTTCAGTCGGGTTCGCACGCTTTGGCTACGCGCTGATACTACCCGCGATGCAGGCTGATCTGCAGCTTAACTACGCACAAGCGGGCTGGCTCAACACAGTAAATTCGCTAGGCTATTTGCTGGGCGCCTTGCTCGTCATTTATTTTGTTGCAAGCCTGGGAAGCCGGCGCTTGTTCATGTGGGGCATGGTTCTCACCACGCTCTCGATGTTGGCCAGTGGCCTGACGCACGACTTTCTGTGGCTGAGCGTATTTCGATTCCTGGCCGGATTTGGCGGCGCAGGCACATTTATCTGCGGCGGTGTGCTTGCGGGCGTGATCGGCACTCGCGCCATTGTGGTTTTTTTTAGCGGAGGTGGCCTGGGAATGCTGCTGACGGGTGCGGTACTGCCTTGGCTATTCGAGCTGCAAGGACCGGCTTCATGGCCTCTCGCCTGGCTGGCAACAGGCGCCATTTGCATACCGCTTTCCATTGCAGCCATCCGCGCGGCACGAACCATCGCGGAACCTTCTTCTGCACAGGCCAGCGCAAGCTGGCCATGGCGCCGGTGCGTACCAGTGCTGGTCTCGTATTTTATTTTCGGGCTGGGCTACATCGCCTACATGACCTTTATGGTGGCCTGGGTAAAGCATCACGCGACCGACACCACGCGACTGGCCACCACCACCTCTGTGATGTGGGGGCTCCTTGGGGTCATGACGTTGCTGGCGCCCTTGCTCTGGGCGCGCCTATTCAATGGACGACAAGACGGCAAGCCCATGGGTTTTGCGCTGCTCGTACTCACAGCAGGGGCCGCCTTGCCTTTGATGCTGTCTGACCTCATGGGGATCTGGCTTTCAGCCGTTCTTGTGGGTGCCAGTGTTTTTATGGTGCCGTCGGCAGTGACCGGCTTTGTCAAAAGCAATCTGGCCCGGCCGGCCTGGGGCAATGCCATGGCAGTCGCCACAAGTCTGTTCGCTATTGGCCAGACGATAGGACCGGCCGCTTGCGGATGGATCAGCGATATGGCTGGATCCTTGTCTTTCGGCTTAGCCATCTCTGCAGTGATGTTGCTATTGGCTGGCGCGCTTGCATTGCTGCAGAAACCAGTAGCCTGA
- a CDS encoding acyl-CoA dehydrogenase family protein, producing the protein MNFPSSNEAFRSLIRSWLSEHYASFTQQWSKPADPRDLDFRLAWEDHLCAHQLSGLGWPKEFGGHELDLAKQAIFHEEHALCGAPLGINLIGHGILAPTLLHFGSQDQKQEFLPGILSNQTIWCQGYSEPSAGSDLASLRTRATKTNDGYLLNGHKIWTSFADRADWCFVLARTDPTQERHRGISFLLVNMRQPGIRVEPIRQLTGEAEFCEVFFEDVKVEARYLLGEQNQGWRIAMAAASFERGTYFLPRLVRFQQELNNIKKWVGKNDEGTDSAVAARQRWARLAVDSHVLKLKSQRALTAAISGAPPGPEGSSTKVQWSESHQTMLEFALELLGEKVCQAIPYDEDQESAQFVHAYLWSKAETILAGTSEIQRNIIAEKILGLPKGA; encoded by the coding sequence ATGAATTTTCCCAGTAGCAACGAAGCATTTCGGTCATTGATCAGGTCTTGGTTGAGTGAGCACTATGCGTCGTTTACCCAGCAATGGTCCAAGCCCGCTGATCCGCGTGACCTTGATTTTCGTCTTGCCTGGGAAGATCATTTGTGCGCCCATCAATTATCGGGGCTGGGCTGGCCCAAAGAGTTTGGCGGCCATGAGCTGGATTTGGCCAAGCAGGCAATTTTTCATGAAGAACATGCACTGTGTGGCGCGCCCTTGGGTATCAACCTGATCGGACATGGCATACTGGCCCCTACCCTGCTGCATTTTGGTTCGCAAGACCAAAAGCAGGAATTCCTCCCCGGCATACTCAGTAACCAAACCATTTGGTGCCAAGGTTATTCGGAACCGTCCGCAGGATCCGATTTGGCGTCTTTGCGCACACGCGCAACAAAAACAAATGATGGCTATCTATTGAATGGTCACAAAATATGGACTTCGTTTGCAGACAGGGCAGACTGGTGCTTTGTATTGGCCCGCACAGATCCAACGCAGGAGCGACACCGCGGCATCAGTTTTCTGCTGGTCAATATGCGTCAGCCTGGTATACGGGTCGAACCGATCAGGCAACTGACCGGGGAAGCGGAGTTTTGCGAAGTCTTCTTTGAAGATGTAAAGGTAGAGGCGCGCTATTTGCTGGGTGAACAAAATCAAGGCTGGCGCATAGCCATGGCGGCCGCCAGTTTCGAACGCGGCACCTATTTCCTGCCCAGGCTGGTCCGGTTTCAGCAAGAGCTCAACAATATCAAGAAATGGGTGGGCAAGAATGACGAAGGCACTGATAGTGCAGTAGCTGCAAGACAACGTTGGGCTCGCCTGGCCGTCGATAGCCATGTCCTTAAACTGAAATCCCAACGGGCTCTGACCGCGGCGATTTCCGGCGCTCCTCCGGGCCCGGAAGGATCATCGACCAAAGTGCAATGGAGCGAATCCCATCAAACCATGCTGGAATTTGCACTGGAGCTGTTGGGCGAGAAAGTATGTCAGGCTATTCCTTACGACGAAGATCAAGAATCAGCACAGTTCGTACACGCTTACCTATGGTCCAAGGCAGAAACCATTCTTGCCGGCACGTCCGAAATTCAGCGAAACATCATCGCCGAGAAAATACTTGGTCTGCCCAAAGGAGCATAG
- a CDS encoding TetR/AcrR family transcriptional regulator, with protein sequence MARPTGSTSSARLRILSCASNLFYRKGINHVGVNEIIDASGVAKMTLYHHFKSKNDIIAATLDTRRAQRLEGIQAAMAQARTPRHQILAAFDYLAEIIEDSTFRGCAFINATVELAEPAHPASLISTQHKQRMIGEFERVAEQAGWHNPRRFALQCQLLWDGAIAAAQINYDNAPVQAARSAVEILIEAAQSEKMQMNGTRS encoded by the coding sequence ATGGCGCGTCCAACTGGCTCCACCTCATCCGCCCGCTTGCGTATTCTGTCGTGCGCATCGAACCTGTTCTATCGGAAGGGCATCAATCATGTTGGCGTCAACGAGATTATCGATGCCAGCGGCGTGGCCAAGATGACGCTTTATCACCACTTCAAGTCCAAGAACGACATCATCGCCGCCACACTCGATACGCGCAGAGCACAGCGCCTGGAAGGCATCCAGGCTGCGATGGCACAGGCCCGCACACCGCGCCATCAGATCCTGGCTGCGTTCGACTATCTGGCTGAGATCATTGAAGACTCGACGTTTCGCGGCTGCGCGTTTATCAACGCAACTGTCGAGTTGGCTGAACCAGCACATCCCGCATCCCTCATTTCGACGCAGCACAAGCAACGCATGATTGGCGAGTTCGAACGCGTCGCCGAGCAGGCTGGGTGGCACAACCCCAGGCGCTTCGCTCTGCAGTGCCAGTTGTTGTGGGACGGTGCGATCGCAGCAGCCCAGATCAACTATGACAACGCGCCGGTGCAGGCAGCTCGCAGCGCCGTCGAAATCTTGATCGAAGCCGCGCAATCCGAAAAAATGCAAATGAACGGGACAAGATCATGA
- a CDS encoding tripartite tricarboxylate transporter substrate binding protein, translating to MKAGLKLLAIGLTMLASSTAWAQYPDRPITMIVPFPPGGVTDTVARPIADALGKELGQSVVVENKAGAGGAIGTGEAAHAKPDGYTIMLMLSSISILPEADKILGRKAAYETTDFKPIARITADPTVLVVPAKSPWKTVDEFVAAARKAPGELNYGSSGIYGSMHVPMAMLEKNADIRMTHVPYTGAGPAVAALLSGQVDAISTGPSSILQHIKAGTVRPLAHWGDKPLNALPDVPSLSKSGYDVKFVQWSGIFVPKDVPAEVIARLRDAAKKVANNPDIQKKVLATGSPIDYLDADEFQAYWDADDAVLRQAVQDIGKVE from the coding sequence ATGAAAGCAGGATTGAAGCTATTGGCCATCGGTCTGACCATGCTGGCCTCCAGCACGGCTTGGGCCCAGTACCCCGATCGGCCCATCACCATGATTGTTCCATTTCCCCCAGGCGGCGTAACCGATACCGTGGCGCGTCCCATTGCCGACGCACTCGGTAAAGAGCTGGGGCAGTCCGTCGTGGTCGAAAACAAAGCGGGAGCGGGTGGCGCCATTGGTACGGGCGAAGCAGCACACGCCAAGCCAGACGGCTACACCATTATGCTGATGCTTTCGTCCATTTCCATTCTGCCGGAAGCCGACAAAATCCTGGGTCGCAAAGCAGCGTATGAAACAACCGATTTCAAACCTATTGCACGTATCACCGCAGACCCCACTGTCCTGGTAGTGCCGGCCAAATCTCCCTGGAAAACAGTGGATGAGTTCGTTGCAGCCGCCCGCAAGGCGCCCGGCGAGCTGAACTACGGCAGCTCGGGCATTTACGGCTCCATGCACGTGCCCATGGCCATGCTCGAGAAAAATGCGGATATTCGCATGACACACGTTCCCTATACGGGCGCGGGTCCGGCGGTAGCGGCCTTGCTAAGCGGTCAGGTCGATGCAATATCCACCGGCCCTTCCAGTATCCTTCAGCATATCAAAGCCGGCACCGTGCGCCCCTTGGCTCATTGGGGCGACAAACCGCTCAACGCCTTGCCCGATGTACCCAGCCTGTCCAAGTCCGGTTATGACGTGAAATTCGTGCAGTGGTCAGGTATTTTTGTACCCAAGGACGTACCCGCCGAAGTGATCGCGCGACTGCGTGACGCAGCCAAAAAGGTAGCCAATAATCCCGATATCCAGAAAAAAGTCCTGGCCACCGGCAGCCCCATCGACTACTTGGACGCCGATGAGTTCCAGGCTTATTGGGATGCGGACGATGCTGTCTTGCGGCAAGCGGTGCAAGACATTGGGAAAGTGGAGTAG
- a CDS encoding acyl-CoA dehydrogenase family protein, protein MNAILTDEQTLLLDSVRRFLDDKSSAYTHGKNINGADLISFWNECAQMGWLQICVPEEQSGLGLSLLDAALITEEAGRSLLPLPLTQAIAVAALLPSCTLGDNHGSHALVQWLQGDTYLGAVASRSNNGDSWAEYTIDGCQALDVQWADGRVVFNGYNIADMNHGIDPLIATSKITSERAVWTASGTCSAESWRKFCRQRRILKLAELIGTASKALDGAVAYACEREQFGKTIGVNQAIKHRLADNWMAIDNARLALHDACAAIEEGRDIELPMLMAELLAIEASDSTARQAIQTFGAMGFTWECPMHFYLKRVKHIIAILGRKHDTAAMLAQVWELA, encoded by the coding sequence ATGAACGCCATACTGACAGATGAACAAACCCTATTGCTTGATTCAGTGCGCCGTTTCCTGGATGACAAATCCTCGGCATACACGCACGGGAAGAACATCAATGGGGCTGACCTGATATCGTTTTGGAACGAATGTGCGCAAATGGGTTGGTTACAGATCTGTGTACCCGAAGAACAATCAGGCCTTGGGTTGAGTCTGCTGGATGCCGCTCTGATCACCGAGGAAGCGGGACGCAGCCTACTGCCTCTGCCTCTTACGCAAGCAATAGCTGTGGCCGCTTTACTGCCCAGCTGCACACTGGGGGACAACCATGGCAGCCATGCGCTTGTGCAATGGCTGCAGGGCGATACGTATTTGGGTGCTGTTGCAAGCCGGAGCAATAACGGTGATAGCTGGGCTGAATACACCATTGATGGCTGCCAGGCTTTGGATGTGCAGTGGGCTGATGGCCGTGTCGTATTCAATGGCTACAACATTGCGGACATGAACCATGGCATAGACCCTCTCATTGCCACCTCAAAAATAACCAGCGAAAGAGCTGTCTGGACAGCAAGCGGCACTTGCTCGGCAGAGTCCTGGAGAAAATTTTGTCGTCAGCGTCGCATACTAAAGCTGGCGGAACTCATAGGCACAGCCAGTAAAGCCCTGGACGGCGCTGTAGCCTATGCTTGTGAACGAGAACAGTTTGGAAAGACCATAGGCGTCAATCAGGCGATCAAGCATCGTCTGGCTGACAACTGGATGGCCATAGACAACGCCAGGCTTGCCCTGCACGACGCATGCGCTGCAATCGAGGAAGGGCGTGACATCGAATTGCCCATGCTGATGGCCGAACTGCTGGCTATCGAAGCGAGCGACTCAACAGCACGACAAGCCATACAAACGTTTGGCGCCATGGGGTTTACGTGGGAATGCCCTATGCATTTTTACTTGAAGCGCGTAAAACATATTATTGCCATACTGGGCCGCAAGCACGATACTGCGGCAATGCTTGCCCAGGTATGGGAGCTTGCATAG
- a CDS encoding tripartite tricarboxylate transporter substrate binding protein, with amino-acid sequence MIKKLFTGLCLSASLVVGTAYAATDYPTRPITVVVPFSPGGATDILARLLGERLAEKLGQPVVVENKPGAGTMIASNHVARAKPDGYTFLLAASSLGIAPSIYSKVDYDPVKDFTAVTQVASVVHVLEVTPSLPVKNVQELITYLKAHPGEVSYASVGIGTSTHLEAEMFKSMAGVDMQEIPYKGSAPALTDLVAGRVQVMFDAWASSGPFAKSGKTRVLAVTTDTPSKSVPDIPTISTAVPGFSAMPWLGLVAPAGTPAPIVDRIYTEIAATLKEPAVQEKFTSLGLDAIGSDPATFAAFIEKDIKTWGKVAKDANIRLD; translated from the coding sequence ATGATAAAAAAACTATTCACGGGATTGTGCCTGAGCGCAAGCCTGGTTGTCGGTACTGCGTATGCAGCCACTGACTATCCTACACGCCCAATAACCGTCGTCGTACCCTTCTCGCCAGGCGGTGCCACTGACATTCTTGCTCGACTGTTGGGTGAGCGCCTGGCCGAGAAATTGGGCCAGCCCGTTGTGGTTGAGAACAAACCAGGTGCTGGAACCATGATTGCATCCAATCATGTCGCCAGGGCCAAACCCGATGGTTATACCTTTCTGCTGGCTGCTTCTTCATTGGGTATTGCCCCCAGCATCTACAGCAAAGTGGACTACGACCCCGTCAAGGATTTTACGGCGGTAACGCAAGTTGCATCGGTCGTGCATGTACTCGAGGTCACGCCATCACTGCCCGTAAAAAACGTCCAGGAACTTATTACTTACCTTAAAGCCCATCCTGGCGAAGTTAGCTACGCCTCGGTGGGTATCGGCACCTCCACCCATTTAGAAGCTGAAATGTTTAAAAGCATGGCTGGCGTAGACATGCAAGAGATTCCCTATAAAGGCAGCGCACCAGCACTGACTGACTTGGTCGCCGGACGTGTTCAAGTCATGTTTGATGCCTGGGCATCTTCAGGCCCGTTTGCAAAAAGCGGCAAAACCAGAGTGCTGGCCGTAACAACAGATACGCCGTCGAAATCCGTGCCCGACATTCCTACTATTTCGACCGCTGTGCCAGGTTTCTCGGCAATGCCCTGGCTTGGCCTGGTGGCCCCCGCTGGTACACCAGCGCCTATTGTCGACAGGATTTATACCGAGATAGCAGCCACCCTGAAGGAACCTGCTGTTCAAGAAAAATTCACTTCGCTAGGGTTGGATGCGATTGGCAGCGATCCCGCAACCTTTGCCGCTTTCATCGAGAAAGACATCAAGACCTGGGGCAAAGTCGCCAAAGACGCCAATATACGTCTGGATTAA
- a CDS encoding FadR/GntR family transcriptional regulator, translating to MVSDVLELGLRSAGAQTLATCLLTEIRSGRIPVGAKLPSERDLSERFNTSRGSVRRVLAALRDSGWITQAVGSGTFAARPAHEISTDWDDAGLFSDQTSPAELMEARLLIEPLMPALIVRHATRADFARMHECLVQGEQAQTIEDFELWDGELHQALAQATHNHFFLQVLALTNRVRQQGDWGRLKRNSLTPQRRTEYERQHRAIVAALEDRDAEQARNALTVHLTQIQRNLFEPPAA from the coding sequence ATGGTATCTGACGTTCTTGAGTTGGGCTTGCGTAGTGCTGGGGCGCAAACCTTGGCCACCTGTCTGCTAACCGAAATTCGTTCCGGCCGAATACCGGTGGGGGCAAAGCTTCCCAGCGAGCGTGACTTAAGCGAACGCTTCAATACCTCCAGGGGATCCGTTCGGCGAGTCCTGGCAGCGTTGCGCGACTCGGGCTGGATCACCCAGGCAGTAGGTAGCGGCACATTCGCCGCTCGCCCGGCGCATGAAATTTCTACCGACTGGGACGATGCTGGACTGTTTTCAGATCAAACCAGTCCGGCTGAGCTCATGGAAGCGCGGCTGTTGATCGAGCCTCTTATGCCGGCGCTTATTGTGCGTCATGCCACCCGCGCCGACTTTGCCCGCATGCACGAGTGCCTGGTGCAGGGTGAGCAAGCACAAACCATAGAAGACTTTGAGCTTTGGGATGGTGAGCTTCACCAGGCGCTGGCGCAGGCCACGCACAACCATTTTTTCCTGCAGGTGCTGGCGCTGACCAACCGTGTCCGTCAACAAGGTGATTGGGGTCGCCTCAAACGCAACTCGTTGACCCCGCAGCGTCGTACCGAATACGAACGCCAGCACCGTGCCATAGTGGCTGCACTTGAAGATCGCGATGCGGAACAGGCACGCAATGCGCTAACGGTTCATCTGACGCAAATCCAGCGCAACTTGTTTGAGCCGCCTGCCGCTTAG